GCGAGCCTGTTTCTGGATCTGACGCGGCAGAACATCGGCAATGCGCTGCTGATCGTGCTGGACGAGAAGGCGATCAGCGCCCCGGTGATTCGGACCCAGATCAGCAACCGCGGCATTATCCAGGGGCAGTTCAGCCAGGAGGAGATCGAGTACATGGTGAACACCCTCAACGCCGGGTCGCTGGAGGCCCGGCTGAGGGACAATCCGATCAGCGTTCACAGTATCGGGTCGAGTCTGGGCGACGACAACCGGAAGGCGGGACTGCAGGCGGCGTTGCTCGGTCTGATCGCGGTGCTGGCGTTCATGGCGATCTACTACATGTGGGCGGGGATGATCGCGGACGTGGCGTTGATTCTGAACCTGCTGTTTCTGCTGGCGGCGATGGCCTCGCTGGAGGCGACGTTCACGATGGCGGGGATCGCGGGCGTGGTTCTGACGCTGGGCATGGCGGTGGACGCGAACGTGCTGATCTACGAGCGTTTCCGCGAGGAGAGCGCGAAGGTCCAGAGTATTCGGCTGATTATCAAGAACGGCTACGATCGGGCCCTTCCGCCGATTTTGGACGCGAACATCACGACGTTGATCACCTCCGTGGTGCTGTATTACATTGGCACGGAGGAGATCAAGGGGTTCGCGTTGACCCTGGGTCTCGGTCTGGTGATCAGCCTGTTCACCTCACTGGTGGTCACGCGGGTGATCTTCGACCTGCTGGCTCAGAAAGGGCTGATCAAGTCGATGCCGATGCTGCAGTTTTTCCGTCGGCCGCGGATCAACTGGATGGGCAAGCAGAAGTATTTCTGGGCGGCCAGCGGCACGTTGATCGTGCTGGGTCTGGTGCTGTTCCCGCTGCGCGGGCCGGAGAAGTACGACATCGAGTTCCGCGGCGGAACGGCGGTGCAGGTGGTGTTGAAGGAGCCGGGCAGCCTGGGTTTTGAGCAGGTTCGCGGCGAGGTCAAGGAGGCGGGCCGCGAGCTGGCCGCCTCGGCCGAGGCGATCGCGGGAGCGGAGCTGGTTTCGGATCCGCAGCAGCCGAATCGGTACCGGTTGAGTTTGCAGGGCGTATCGACGGAGCGGGCGGAAGCGGCGTTGCTCTCGTTCATGGACGCCCAGATCGAGAAGGGTTCGCTGCGGACGGTGGCCAATGAGACGGTGGCCTTCGCCATTCGCGGCGAGCTGGGCAAGGAGATGGGTCCGGAGCAGGTTGCCAAGTACATCAAGGAGACGGTGGCGGCGGAGACGCGCCGGACGGGCCAGCAGCTTGCGGACGCCCAGGTCCAGAGCGTGGGCGAGGCGGGCGACCGGTTCGAGATCGTGACGGTGGCGACGGCTCAGCAGTTGGTGATCGACGCGATCGTGGACGTCATGGGCGAGCAGTTGGAGATTCAGCCGTCGCTGGCGTTCGATCCGAACATCAAATACTACCCGGTGACGGCGCGCCGGCTGAGCGAGGTGGTCGGGACGAACGACCCGGCGTACGTCCGGGACGTGAGCGACTATCGGGACGGCGTGACGTTCGTGGTTCAAGGGATCGATCCGGCGGTAACGACGGAGGACATTTCGTCGCGTCTGGTGGCGATGCGTCAGCAGCCGGACTTCGAGAAGATGCAGTGGCGCGATTTCCGGGTGATCGGACTTGAGCCGGCGCCCGGCCAGGACGTGGCGAACCTGCCGGAGAACGAGATTCGGTATCAGAGCGTGGCGGTGGCGGTGTCGGATCCGGCGTACCCGTACGACCAGGACGAGGACCTGTGGATGCAGGAGCTGGTGACCAGCGAGTTGACCCTGGTGACGGAGGCGATGAGCCAGACGTCGGCGTTGGAGAAGGTGACGCAGTTTGGGGCGCAGGTGGCGGCGCAGGCGAAGACGTCGGCGGTTCTGGCGTTGATCGTGTCGTTCGCGGCGATCATCATGTACCTGTGGGTGCGGTTCGGGACTCCGCGGCACGGTCTGGCGGCGGTGATCGCACTGGCGCACGACGTGCTGATCTGCCTGGCGTTCGTGATGATCGCCCACTACGCGGCGGACGCGTTCGGGGCTCCGGGCATGCTGGAGTTCAAAATCAACCTGGCGCTGGTGGCGGCGTTCTTGACGGTGATCGGGTATTCGGTGAACGACACGATCGTGGTGTTCGACCGGATTCGGGAGACCCGCGGGAAGCTCAAGGAGATCAACGCGGGGATCATCAACGACTCGATCAACCAGACGCTGAGCCGGACGGTTCTGACCGGGGTGACCACGCTGTTGGTGATGGTTATCATGTACGTGTTCGGCGGAGAGGGCGTCCGGGGATTCAGCTACGTCATGGTGATCGGTACGATCGTGGGCACCTACTCGTCGATCGCGATCGCGTCGCCGCTGTTGCTGGGCTGGTTTGGACGTATCGGAGCGGCCGAGAACGATACCGCGACGGCTGCGCCGGAGGCCGCATACGCGAGGAAGGAGTAGTCCCGTTCGCACAGGGAGGTCGATCATGCGTACGGAAGCCAAGATCGCCATTGTCATTCTTCTGGTGGTGGTCATCGGGGCGTTGCTCTATTTCGGTTCCGGCGAAGAGCCGGCCCAGCCGCTGGGGCAGGAGGCGCCGACGGCCCAGACCGAAGGCGAGGCGACGGCCGCCGTCGACGAGGAAGTCGTTGGCGGGGAGTCGCCGAGTCCGACTCCGCTGGAGACGGTGGAGACGATCGGCGGGTCGGTGCCGCCGGTGGGCGGCCGGCTTGAGCCGACACCGCCGCCGGACCGGGCCAGCATCACGCTGGATTTCCGGACGGCCACGGCTCCGACGACGCGTCCGGGATTGGGCGTGGTTGGAGGTCAGACGGCGGGCGTGCGGCCCAATCAGCCGGCGAGCATCGAGATCGCGCTGGACGATCGGAACGGGAGCCAGCCGCCGCCGGGACCGAACGGGGTGGCGAAGGTGCACGTGGTCCGCAGCAGCGAGACGCTGTATGGGATTTCGGAGCAGTACTATGGTCGCGGCGACCTGTGGGTTCAGATCGCGCAGGCGAATCCGGACCTTCGCGATCCGTCGCGGCTGCGGGTCGGACAGAAGCTGGTGATCCCTCCGCAGCGCCAGGCGGAGCGACGGTATGAGGGGATCGCCAACCTGCCGGCCGGGTCGCGCGAGTACAAGGTGCAGGAAGGCGACAGCTACTATTCGATCTCTCTGGAGCTGTTGGGTTCCGGGTCGCGGTGGCGTGAGATTCTGGCGTTGAACAAGTCCCGCGTCGGGAGCGATCCGAGGGACCTGAAGGCGGGTCAGGTGATCGCGATTCCGGCGCGTTGATGGGAGGTCATGGGCCAGATCCGGATCGGCACCTCCGGTTGGAGCTATGACGATTGGCGGGGGATCGTGTATCCGCCCAATGCGCCGAGCCGGTTCGACCGGATGCTGTGCCTGGCGGCGCTGTTCGACACGCTCGAGGTCAACAGTTCGTTCTATCGCATCCCTTCGCTCAAGACGGTCGAGAGCTGGATTCTCCGTACGGCTGACCGGCCGGGATTCTCATTCAGCGTCAAGCTGCACCAGTCGCTGACCCATGAGCGCGATCCGGATCGGTTTGAGGGGCTGGTCCGGGAGTTCCGGGAGTTTGCCTGGCCGCTGCGCGAGGCGGGCAGGCTGGCGGCGGTGCTGATGCAGTTTCCGTGGTCGTTTGGTTTCACCGGCGACAATCTGGTTTACGTGGAGCGGTTGATCGACGCGCTGAAGCCGCTGCCGCTGGCGGTGGAGGTTCGGCAGCGGAACTGGCTGGATGAGGAGTTTCTTTCGAGCCTCCGGGCCAAGGGGGTGGCGTTTTGCAACATCGACCAGCCGCCGCTGAATCGGTGTCTGTCGCCGACGTCGGTGGCGACGGCGGACGTGGCGTACGTTCGGCTTCACGGGCGGAACGCCAAGGAGTGGTTCTCGGACGGGGCGGACGTCAATCAGCGGTACAACTACCTCTACAACAAGGAGGAGTTGGGCGAATGGGCGGGCCGAATAGAGGACCTGGCGGGCAAGGCGGGGCAGGTGCTGGTTTATACGAACAACCATTTTTGCGGTCAGGGGGTGGCCAACGCGCTGCAGCTTAAGGCGATTTTGCTGAACCGGCGGCTGGCGGTGCCGGCGCAGTTGATCCATGCGTTTCCGGAACTGCAGGAGATAGCGGAGCCTGACGCGGCGTCAGAGGCGGCGGACGGGTCGGCGGCCAAGGTATCGGACGAGAAGCCCCCAAGCAGGCGACCGCCGAGAGAGCAGACGGGATGGCTTTTTGACGACGCGGACAGCTAAACCCACCCTCGCGGCTCGCCGATATTCCCGGTAAAGGCCCGTATACGAGGAGGTCTGACCGTGAAAAAAGCCATATGGACCGTTCTGTTGGCCGGATTTCTAGTGGGTTACCTGACCACCGGCGCCGGCTGTGAGGCGACGCTGAGTCTGAATAACTTGCTCAATTCCGACTGCTTCGTGACTCCGGCGATCAGCGCCGAGGAGTACGACGAACTGCCGTTCTGGGAGAAGCTGGAGTACCACAAGAACAGCTGCGGCGTGTACGTCGAGCGTGACACGGACAACACGCTGGACGACATCACCGACTGGTTCGACTGAGCCGGACGGCGGATTTTCCGTCTCCGTCGGCCGCTATTGGGGCATCTGAAGCAGCACGACTTCGAGGGGCGCCAGTTCAAACGCCGCGCCGAGTTCTCGGCCGGTGATCAGGTCCACTATTTTTGATCCCACCGCTTCGCCTTCCAGGACGACCCTTTGAGGTTTTCGGTCGAAGTTGATCGCGTAGGCGATGTGGCGGTCTTCGAGGAGGCGGAACTCGACGTTGTTGGCCCGGCAGCGGATGGGCCGGCGGATGTCCGCCCGCTCGATGACCCGGTCGATGATCGGGCGTGACGCCTCGGTCTTGACGACCACGACGCGATCGGTGAGCTTCCTGAGTCCGGTCGAGTCGAGCGGCTGTTCGCGTTCGGTCATCTCCAAGCTGCGCTCAGCCATGGCGACGTGGCCGCCCCGTTTGACGAACTCTTCGATCCGCGCGAGGCCTTCGGGACTGACCCAGGCGCCATTCGGGATCAGGAGCAGTTTGTATCCGGCAAGGTCGGCGCCTTCGACGGCGTCGGGCAGGATCAGGTCGAACGGGCAATCCTGGAAGTAGGCCTGCTTGTACCATTCGAGGAAGCCCAAGCCGGAGCGTAGAAGGGCGACGTCGGCTTTGCGGTGATGGAAGGGGATGACGTGCTCAGCGAGTCGTTCGAGGTCGAGGGCGGTCCGGCCGGCGGCTTCGAGCATCCACGGCTGGGTCAGGAGGAGGAAATCGCCGGAGTCGTAGGAGATCCACGGGTGGGCTCCTCGGCGCTGACCGATCCACATGTAGGCGGCGTCGCGGCCGTGAAGCGAGGCTTGCCAGAACATGGCGCGGACGAACTGGGGCGGGGTCTGGGTCTCATCGTACGGGGCGATGTGGTACTCGCCGTCGATGATGGGCTTGTTTGGTGCGAGAGAGCAGTAGGTGTCGATGCAGACGGCCTGGGTCCAGAAGTCGGCGGCAAACCGCGGGTCGAGGCGTTCGTGGCCGTGGTCGAGCGGGCGCTGCCGGCCGAGGATGGGTTCGGGATAGTTGTCCATGCCGTTGCCGGAGAGGACGGCTGCAAGCCCCATATAGTCGGCGCCGAGGGTGCTCCAGTATCCGCCGTGGACCTTGACAAGGACGACGCGGTTCGGGTCGACCTGGTGAATCTGTTTGGCCTCCCAATCCACTTGACGAGTGACGCGGAACGCGGTGTAGCGGCCCATGTCGACTCGGGCGGCGCGAGTGCGCGGGACGTAGCGGACCTCGTCAAAGTCGGCGAAGTCTGTGTCCCAGAGGCGGTTGAGGGTTTCGATGTCGTTGTCGTAGGCCTGTCGGAGGTACTGCTGGAAGTCGGCGGCCTGGTAGTAGGGGCCTTCGGCGTACCAGAGTTCGTTGACGATCTGGAGGCTGGCAATGTGGGGGAGTTTGGCCAATGCCTGTGCCTGCGAGGTCAAAAGGGGTCCGCGCAGGGCGTCGAGGGCTTCGCTATCGATGTTGACGGCCATGAAGGGGTTGCGCTTGCGGCGGAAGCCGTTGGGATCGAGGGTCGGGTGCTGCTCGTACCACTCGCCCGGCACGTGGATCTCGGACATGAAGTCCAGGGCGAGGCCCTGTTGGCGGTCCTCTTCGGCGATGGCGGTGATCTGTTCGGGTATGGAGAACTCGTGGCGGCTAATGGCGTTGTAGCCGTAGGGGCGAAGGTTGGTGCTCCAGGGACTTTGCATGCCGGTCAGGATGACCGGGCGATCGCCGGCGTAGTAGTCGCCGTTTCGGACGGTCAGGTTGGTCGCATCCGGACGATCGGAGACGGCTTGGCCGGTTGCGGCTGAGGGTTGAGCCGTCTCAGCGGTGGTGCGTTCTGCGGCGTCGATGATCCACTGGACCTGGCGGACGGCTTGGTCCATGATGCTCTGGTTGGCGTGGTCGTTGGCGTAGGCGGCGTCGAGGGCGGACCAGCCGAGGGCGTCGCGGGCGACGTTGAGGGTGACCAGTTGATGGTCGGTGGGTTGGGCGGATTGCAGGGTGGCTTCCATGTCCGTCAGGGCTTCGACGGCCTGGGCGTAGAGCTGCTGGAACTTCTGGTATTGGCTGGAGAAGTCCGGCTGGGTTGGCGGTGTAGAGGGTGAGGGGGCCGGTTCGACCTTGTCGGCGGGACCGGAGCGGAAGTCTCGGAGTCGCATTTGATAGCGGCCGCTGCCGCGGACCTCGCCAGCCCGCGGTTCGATGCCCAGGATGATCGAGTCGATATCGCCGATTTGGCCGTCGGCGCCGTCGGCCCAGTAGAACCAGGGCTCGGCGATGGTGATTTCGATCGGGGTCCAGGTTTTGTTGGGCAGGCCGAAGCATTGGTAGGAGGCCCAGGTACCGTCGCGATCGGCGATGGTGACCAGGAGGTAGCCGACGTCCGGGGTCAGGACCTGGAACGAGAGGATTTCCGGTTTGGGCAAACTGAGACCCTCAGCGCGGATGGCGATGGCGCCGGAGACGGTCTTGTCGGCTTCGAAGTCCCAGACCAGTTCGCCGGCTTCGGCGGTGACGCGGCAGACGCGGTCGGGCGTCCAGGCGGCAGGGTTGGAGAGCGGGGCGAAGGGATCGGTTGC
Above is a window of Phycisphaerae bacterium DNA encoding:
- the secD gene encoding protein translocase subunit SecD, with the translated sequence ASLFLDLTRQNIGNALLIVLDEKAISAPVIRTQISNRGIIQGQFSQEEIEYMVNTLNAGSLEARLRDNPISVHSIGSSLGDDNRKAGLQAALLGLIAVLAFMAIYYMWAGMIADVALILNLLFLLAAMASLEATFTMAGIAGVVLTLGMAVDANVLIYERFREESAKVQSIRLIIKNGYDRALPPILDANITTLITSVVLYYIGTEEIKGFALTLGLGLVISLFTSLVVTRVIFDLLAQKGLIKSMPMLQFFRRPRINWMGKQKYFWAASGTLIVLGLVLFPLRGPEKYDIEFRGGTAVQVVLKEPGSLGFEQVRGEVKEAGRELAASAEAIAGAELVSDPQQPNRYRLSLQGVSTERAEAALLSFMDAQIEKGSLRTVANETVAFAIRGELGKEMGPEQVAKYIKETVAAETRRTGQQLADAQVQSVGEAGDRFEIVTVATAQQLVIDAIVDVMGEQLEIQPSLAFDPNIKYYPVTARRLSEVVGTNDPAYVRDVSDYRDGVTFVVQGIDPAVTTEDISSRLVAMRQQPDFEKMQWRDFRVIGLEPAPGQDVANLPENEIRYQSVAVAVSDPAYPYDQDEDLWMQELVTSELTLVTEAMSQTSALEKVTQFGAQVAAQAKTSAVLALIVSFAAIIMYLWVRFGTPRHGLAAVIALAHDVLICLAFVMIAHYAADAFGAPGMLEFKINLALVAAFLTVIGYSVNDTIVVFDRIRETRGKLKEINAGIINDSINQTLSRTVLTGVTTLLVMVIMYVFGGEGVRGFSYVMVIGTIVGTYSSIAIASPLLLGWFGRIGAAENDTATAAPEAAYARKE
- a CDS encoding LysM peptidoglycan-binding domain-containing protein, translated to MRTEAKIAIVILLVVVIGALLYFGSGEEPAQPLGQEAPTAQTEGEATAAVDEEVVGGESPSPTPLETVETIGGSVPPVGGRLEPTPPPDRASITLDFRTATAPTTRPGLGVVGGQTAGVRPNQPASIEIALDDRNGSQPPPGPNGVAKVHVVRSSETLYGISEQYYGRGDLWVQIAQANPDLRDPSRLRVGQKLVIPPQRQAERRYEGIANLPAGSREYKVQEGDSYYSISLELLGSGSRWREILALNKSRVGSDPRDLKAGQVIAIPAR
- a CDS encoding DUF72 domain-containing protein, with translation MGQIRIGTSGWSYDDWRGIVYPPNAPSRFDRMLCLAALFDTLEVNSSFYRIPSLKTVESWILRTADRPGFSFSVKLHQSLTHERDPDRFEGLVREFREFAWPLREAGRLAAVLMQFPWSFGFTGDNLVYVERLIDALKPLPLAVEVRQRNWLDEEFLSSLRAKGVAFCNIDQPPLNRCLSPTSVATADVAYVRLHGRNAKEWFSDGADVNQRYNYLYNKEELGEWAGRIEDLAGKAGQVLVYTNNHFCGQGVANALQLKAILLNRRLAVPAQLIHAFPELQEIAEPDAASEAADGSAAKVSDEKPPSRRPPREQTGWLFDDADS